From the Musa acuminata AAA Group cultivar baxijiao chromosome BXJ3-1, Cavendish_Baxijiao_AAA, whole genome shotgun sequence genome, the window aaaaaaaatatatcagcaCTTTATCCTCTCAAGTCTCACCCGACATAATCTGCATCCAAGTTCAACAATAACTCTACCAACCGATTGAAGCATTCAGAAGCACCCATACCTTGAGGCTGATGCTACGGATCTTGTCATCGGGGTTGGGGAACGCGGCCACCGTCGCCAGATAGTCCACGGACACCGCGCCGCAGCCCAACTGCCAGGGAGCAAAACGAAATCAACAGATCACCAAAACATGCTTACCAAAGAAGCAAATCGGGCGTTCGCCGATGCAAGGAAAACGGAAGCCACACCACGATTAGGTTGTCAGGAAGCGGAGGGATAGTTGGCGAGGCTGCTGCGCGTTGCAAAGCCGAAGACGACATCTGAACCCTGCCGACGCGAAAGAACGAGGAATCAAACAAGGAGGCGAGACACTGACCAGCGATATTACATACCTCGGGAGAAGCCTAGCTGCAGTGAGAAGAGAGGGGATGGGGGGGAGGGAATGAGGGTAGTTGGGGAAATGGATGGGAGATGGCTTCATTAGGTGTTGGGAGTCCAAACTATGAAGCGGAAGGAACTCGGTTGCGGAGTCCACCGCTTAGGGACACAGCAGTGAAGAGATGGAGAGATGGGAGGCTTGTGGTGCGTGCGCGTGCGCGTGCGTAGCGCAGCGGAACACGTGGCTGTGTGAGCCACGAGGATAATTAACCGGAGTGCGTGAGCCACGAGGATAATTAACGGGTCGGACTCGGATCCGACCCGTTCCGAGTCTAGATTCGTTGTCCCTCAATACAAGCTTTTTCTGAAGACAAAATTACATATAAAATTTTAGATTAATCATTTTTTGGGAGGCAAAATAGGCgtgtaaatgaagaaaaattctATGCTAAGTAATTTAAATCGGATTATTGTGTGATAAAAATTGAAATCTGGATTGCACCCAAATTATATTGGGCCAAGATGGTGCCGGAGCTCGGCCCAAATCATGTTGGGCCTCATCTTTCAAGTTGGgctctttgttttttcttttattttaatttacaaaaaaataaattttgatgtTCAACTAAAATTAAGAATTAATTATTTAACAAAAAAAGGCATATATCTTATGCTTATTGGTGAATTCAATTGAAAAGCTCTTATAATTAGTGGTATGGAAGGGTGGCCTAATTAATGCAAATAACGTTTACAAACAAATGTAATTAAATTTTTGTTACATAGGAAaaatgaaattgaaaagaaaactaaTTTAAACAATTAGTAATTTGATGTGCATGTCCCCTTTAGTGGCTAATTTGGTAGCAAGTTGGTGTTTAGTAGTGAGTTAAAATTAGTTTCATTATATCTAGCAGcatatttatgaatatttcactatcatttttatcatttGGCTTACAAAATAGGCACTAAAATTCTATCAATTTTAAGactgattttataaattttaaatataatgttCCTAAATTGAAGACTTATGTTAATGTCTTTATCGATTTTCAACCCTTACTTTTCATGCCAATAACAATCAATGTTTTAGGTATATGAATATATTTTAACTTAATTTTAAATCTTTTAGATGGATCTTTGATCATTAGGTCTAGTAAACCATCAACGATCAATGTTTCAAGTGTATAAACATGTTTTTACTTAATTTAACACATAAAAAGATGAAATTTGTGGCTACCAAGATCTAATTAATACCTCCGGTATAATGAATCCATGTTTGTGGTGGAGCCACCGCTTTCTTCCGCAATTGGTGGTACGAATCATCGACGATAAAAGGAATCCCGGTAACAAGTGTTTGCGTCCATCGACGTGCATGCAATTGATGGAACGAGTACGAATGCAATGGACCACACGACGAGTCACACTCATTTCGGATCATGTTTTGATGGTTCCCACCAATTTAATTAATGAGATTTTTATATATCTATTCTTGCAAGGTTAAAAAATTACATTCAGATGGGTGTCATATGATAGGTTGCATTCTAATTACTGATAAGATTATATTAGTCCTATGTTAATTAAGGAATAGGAGAATCAAGCGTTTATAAATCTATTCATCATATTTTTCTtactttcaataatatttttgaaattcaTGTGCACTGAAAGGATAAAACTATATGAATATGCTTATTTGCCCAAAGCAAATAATTCTTCGTGAGTCCACTCATCGATAACTATTGATTAAATAACTTATCAAATTAGCGTTATAAGAAAAGCCCTTGAAACCTTAGCTCCCCTACGGGAGGGAGCATTGATAAAGCAGTGTTAATCTCACATCAATTGAGGAGTAGTGGAATTAAGGACTCATAAATCTATCGGGCCTCTCTAGGTATTTTTTTGGAGCTCACATACTTCAAAAGGATAAAATCATACCGGTACGCTTATCTGTCCAAAATAGAAAATTCCTCGTGAGTTAATCGTACCTATGATTACCGACTAAATGACTTATCAAATTGGCTCATAGAAGGAGGGCTCTTACTAAGCACTAATAAGGTCATATTAGTTCTACATTGGTTGAGAAGCAGGGAAACCAACTCTTAGAGACATATTTTAGAACCTATGGGCTCCAAAAGGGTAAAATCATGCGGGTATATTTATCCATTCAAAACGAATAATGACTATCGACTAGGTGACTTATGATGTTAGAATAAGAGCCCTTGGCTTCCTTATAGAAAGGAGCATTGATAAGATTATGTTAGTCTCATATTTGTTGAATAATAGAAAAACCAATAACTCATAAGTTGATCATGTCTCTCTTACCTTCGAATGTACTTTTTAAAGTTTATGTGCTTCGAAAAGACAACCATGCGGGTATACTCATTCGTTAAAATCATATAGCTCATTGGTCTAAGTGAACAATACTTCGCAAGCTTATCTGACCAATGATCGTCGATTAAACGACTTATCAGTAACAAAATCAATAATACAATTATCTCATCAACATATATATAACCTAAATAtagagaaataataaaaaaatattatgtatatatatatatatattcttaattaattaTGTTGTTTTATCGAGAACATTTGAGTTTTCCTTATAAGATTGCAACAGTTATGACTAGTATAAGTCCTACCAAATCACTAGTGATGATTAGTGAGAGTAGGCAGATTGCATAGATTATTATTTGGGTTTGGTATCCCTCTTTCTATCATTCGGATCGGTGGACACAAATGCACACACTTGTTATCTGAATCCAAGCCATTATTGATCCACAGAGAGAATTGCACTAGCAATCCAATCTACCACCGACACGATGTTGCGGCTACGGACTGAAACGTATGGGAAGAGAAGATATGGGGTCGTCTGTCTGCTTCCCTTGTACCTGCAATTATAGCTTGCTCATGCAGAGGGAGAAAGAGAATTCATCCACATGATCATTGAAGGTGATCTTTAAAGCTAGATTTTTGTACGATCCAAAGAATCTTATGTTTCGATTACGTTTTGCAAGTCAAACATTTGCATACATCCAATTGGTCCacatcacttttttttttaatctcaagattatagtatttttaaatctttcataagcataaaaaaaattcgtagggttcaaaatctcattcgatcAATTTCTGAAAGATATCAGTTAGTCTCACCggtaaagatcttaataatttattataaaatcctATGCTCgaattgataatatttttattttaatgtatgaggtaagaaaattttttattttttaaatatagaaaataaaaattagaccTTTCTCAattcatatattaaaataaaatactttcGTCCAACATATATCAAAGTATCTAAAATAAAATGGTAAGGGAGAGAAATCAAAAttctatatatttaatttatattttttttttttcaaacgatACTTTAAGACATCTTTCGATGGATTTTTCAACTAAAACAAGCAAATAAGATAAAGATGTCCAGTATGGATAGACACATAAATAATTAACTAGGTTTGACGTTGAACCTAAAGCGAGTTTACGAAGTTGAGTTTGAGTTAGTAATTGCGCAAGAAACAAGTGTATTAAAGAGTTCGGATGTTGTCGGTTCATAAATTGGATAAAGTAACCTAACTCAACAAGTAATGAGGAGTTATAGCGAACAAGTCAACAAGtaactattaatttttatattttataaaaatcattaaatataaatattataatatttatgttaTGCACTATGATATATTATTTGTGTTAATCCTTTACATGAATTTAATATTTCATCTCATAAAAGCTTCATCCCAGCAACTGTGTATTTAAGATAATTTATACAAACTTGACATCCTCGGTAGTATTTTCTTTTGAATGACTACTAAATGGCACAAATTCATCtcgatcaaactcaacatctattTCAAATTCAGAGTGATCAAAATCGATATATATGATGAATTCGATCTAAAGCAACGTAgagaagatttaaatttaaattcctCACGGTGACAAAAGTGTGAGATGCCTGTGTCAGCACTTGTGGCAGACAAGATGGGTGGCGCACGGGCCATGGCATTTAAAAGCAGAGAAGAAGATGACATACGATTGCGTGTGCCATCAATGCCCTCTGTCCGCCATGAGATCCACGGCGGACGGCCATTTCACCCGCCTTTGTAGGGCGAATCACCCCGCAATTATTGGACCTCGTCTGTAGCTTCTACAATGAGCCTCCTGTAGAGTTTGAAGGTGAGCATGCAGCCAAGCGTCGAAGTCTCCCCCTCCACCGCTGGCTGCATGGCTGCTTGCTCCACTGGCACGGCCCTGACATGCAAGCTTCCCCTGCGCAGAGAACAAATCGCATTCGAGTGTTTCTCGCAGCAGCGAGAGTTTTCTGTGAGTTTGAGCCTCCTCTCATCTCGTAGGTAGCGTTTGGGACTTTGAATGATGGAACAAGCTCCAGTCTCTATCAGCGCAGGAATCCTAAGAACGGATGAGGGACAGCAGCGGCCACTGCCAGGCCCCACCTGGGAGACCTTGCTCGCTGCCTCCCATCAGttaaaagaagagaaaggagcaGGAAGTCATGGCCTGGTGCATTTGTCTCAGCAGTAAGGATTGACCGAGCACGATGAGTCATTCATTGGACAGTGTGTGCAACGAGAGGAATGCATGGTAACTCCATGGTGCAGACATGATGGTCTGCCAGCAATGATTCATGACTGCTTCATTGTCCTCGCGTATTCCAAAGTATCTCATGGACTATTGCTGGGAGGGATTTGCCCGTTGCTTACATCGAAAGGGGAATGGAAAACACAAGAACAAGCAGAAAGAGAGTGAGGTGATGATTGACTGTTTGGCTCAACACCGACTGCTTGTTTGGTTGCATGCATGTTTTCTAGTGTGAAAGATGAACTGGATGAAGACTTGTGTGTGTCTGTGCAAGTATGTGTGAGGATCTGATCTAAGCAACAATGAGGAGAATATGACCTGTCATGCATTCTGATTGTTAGGTTCATCCAACTGTAcagcaaaataaatatattttggaTTGATGCCAACTTATACTGTAGATGTAGCTGCATTGATGAAATATCTGCAAGCATAGGTATTGAGGAATATGGAAAAGGGGGAAAAGACCATGATATAAATATGTAAATGTTACATATTCAACAACTTGTTGATGTTAAAGTCAACTCTATGCATCTTTTTCCATCACTGAACAAATTCAAGACAAATAAAATGCATGGATGATATTAACATGTTCAAAGGAGATGTACAAATATACTAGTTAGACAAAATGAATCAATGTCTTGAATTAATTTGTCTAACATTTGTAAGCTATGCATCCAAGCAGTGCATGGCAGAAACATTTTATAGAATACTAAGACATTAACAACTGTATACCTTTTAGGATTTATGAAAACAGGATTTAGATTGTGTTAAAAAGGACATGCAACTTGGTCTCATCATTAATATCATCAAGTGGCATGGTGCAAGTCATTTCTATGGCATCCAGTAATGGTCCATGATGGAAGGGACCCATTGAGAGACCTATAGATATGTTGTTCTCTCTCCACAGTATCCTTGAAATATCAGTGGTACTCCCTTTTTTTTGGTGTAGACAAAATAGAAGGAGACCAATGCTGCTCAATGTGCTTACCATGAAAGATATTACAAATAGGTACATGCTAAAAGCTCATTCTCCATGATGCAGTGTGTTCATGAGCCTCTCACTCATTAATCCCTAGAAATTATTATGGGTTTCTTACAATTATAGTGTGATGGGATCCACATGTATGAGCCTCTCACTCACAAGTACATGAGAAGTGATGTCACCCAATGATTCAATTCACCTAAAAGGTAGTGCTTACATATCTGTATATGATAATGGAAAGGTTAACAACTCATTTTATCTATATTGTATACATTAACAATGTCTAATATAATTTGGATGGTGATTGTTATCTAATTTCCTTGTTATTCATCAAAATCGAATTATACTTCTTTACAATTTATGACCTCAAACAAAGAATATAGCACTGATGATTGCTCATATAGGTGTTCtctttctgagaatttgagagcagaAAACTTTTCAGATATGGAGAACTAACTTTGATGGAGGCTTATAAGATATCATTCATGTAAGAAAAAGATTTACAATATAAAAAATACATTTAGTCTCAAATGACCAAAGCAAAAGGAGAATTAGAGATACATTATCTTCACCTTATTGAATTAGTCTTAAATGCCAAGTGAGTATTTTCAGTATTCAAACAAAGAAAAGGATTATTGGACTGATGTTCTAATTTCACTAGAAAAAATATGAGTCAAATCCAGTTGGTGCTAAAAGTTTATTTCATCAATCTATCTTTTGTCTGCAGACATAAGGAGAATGTTAAGAGTATAAACATATAAATTATACCTATTAGCTTTCAGATGTAAATCcataaaaaattaagatttcCTGTACAATGATATATAAAAGAAATGCCTCAGAACTGCAAAGCCTACAACTATTATACTTGATCATATTAATAGTCTTGGGTCTGAGAATAGTGCTGAGATTTGTCAGAAGATGGTAAGATGGGGACAAACAAGAGGTGGAAGATGTCATGCTTAAGTTTGATGGCTCACGAGTTGGGTGTGCAGACTTGCTTCTGTAGGAGGATTCTGCCACTTAAACAAGGCAGAATGTACCTTCACTAGAAGTAAATCAATCAAACTTACAGATGTCGGCACTTTCTCCTAAAGAGGAGCCACAGGTTTCTGGTCATGTGAAGTCCAACGTTGACATATAAAAACCAATGATGCAGTCTTGCCTCAGCAAACAAGTACAGCCTCTTTGGGCTATTCTCAATATCATCAGGGTTATACCAAGTCTTTCTACTTTGTTTTGCTGAGTTCAGATTTAGCCATGTCTCCaagaaatacttctccaaatcatgTGGACAAAGGGATTGATCGTAGGGCGAATTATCGGAAAATAAACTTCATTTTTTGGACTCTTCTCGGAagcatctctcttttttttttaaatttaatatataaaatactcTACCATAAGATGAATCGATATAGTTGTAATATCTTTATACtttattatagtgtttttagttatactaaaaatatattataatatagtaaaaaaaaatattattttataataattttacacTATATTATGTattgttaaaaatattataatacttttaatatttatatgaaatttatattaaaatatcatgttatagtgtttttgtaGTGTGCTATCATGTTTTTCTAATATTACTAAAATCATTACGATTTATGAAATGAGACGATTCATAGaaaaagagattaaaaaaaagtgAATGAGATTATTTTTGGATGttatgtaaaaaatatttttgaaaatttttagaaataagacagttaaaaaaaaagatcgagcgattaaaaaaaaaaagactatgaGCAAAGAATGAGCCAAGATGACACGCAAAATAGATAATGGAGATGACAAGTGTAATAGTCAAGGAACAACGTAAGACGGATATCATAtataattattggatagagataatAAACAAGCGATAAAACGATGGacgagaaagagaagaaaagagtatTTATGAAATTTGGACTAACCTAGGGATGTTATCATACACATCTtcagagaaaaataaaaatggaaatatTTTCAGGAAATTCGTCTTATATCCTTGAAATAGACAATTAAAGAGGCAGAGGCGGGTAGTGAAAAGAGGATTAGATTCCTTCTCTCACCACTGCCACAAGTCTACTTCTACAATTTTCCCCCGCAGAAGCCAAACAGGCAGTCGAGTGCGACCCTTCATGCACCTTGTCACCTTCCCTTACGTCACCCATCGGTCCTCTTTTGCTCATAGTTTCTTCCTCCTCTAACCTTACATATGTCTCTGATCcatcaccgccaccaccaccaccaccgtcacCATACCACCAGCACGCTGCTGCCCCTACCCCTCTACCGCTGACCGGAGAAAGGGTTAGACAAGCATGGGCGGTGTCACCAGCAAGTGCTCCTACGCCAAGCACCGCAAGAAGACCAAGGAACTGCGGGCCAAAGTCCTGGCTCTGGAGGAAGAGATCAAGGAGATGAAGCGGGTGAGGGAGCACGAGGCTCGAGCCTTCGAGCGCCACGCGGCGGCCTTCGCGTCCAAGGAGGCGGAGTGGGAGCAGGAGAGGAGGAAGCACAGGGAGGAGGCGAGCAAGCTGGGGAAGCGgctcaaggaggaggaggaccggATCCGATGTTTGGAGGAGGAGATGGCCGCCGGCCGCGGCGACAAGGAGTGGTTCCGCCTCGGCACCGACTACCTCGTCGAGCACATGAAGGAGGAGCAGGCGCGGCGCGAGGAGGCGGTGGAGAAGTGGAAGCAGCTCTACCTCGCCATCAAAACTGAGCTTGAcgatctcatccaaagaactcgACAAGGTAACATTAACATTCCCATTCTCTTGAGATCAGAGCTGAAACAGAGCAGTGTCTTTCCGGTTCATACAAGGAATACAGATTAATGCATGGATGATTCACAAATGAATGAAGGGGACCGATCATCGATCTCAGTTGACATCCGCGAGGAACTTGTGGCTCGACCTTCTCGTCCGTTCTTCTGTTTCCCCCACTTCATAGCAGGATAATACCATCACATACGGGTGTGCACTGCACATGAAGGAATATTGTATGCATGTCCACTGATCCTGTTTCCATCGTCTTCTCGATATGTAGGCCATATGCTCCATGATTCCCAATGGACCACATGGCAGTCCTCAATCATGCCTCTGTTTCTTCCTCCTTACCTCTCTCGTGGCCACTGACGGATTTCCATTCTTAGGGGAGAGGTTCTACCTGGGGGATGAGGAAGGCAGCACGATCAAGGGGCTACAGAAAGAGGTGAAAGCCAAGGAGGAGACGGCGGAGACGTTGAGATCACGCGTCGATGAGATGGAAAAGGAGGCGTGCAAGAGAGACCGAGAGATCGACATCTTGAGGCAGAGCCTGAGGATTCTGAGCAACAAGAAGAGGGGACGCATTGGGAAGAACCAACTCAGAGACTTGCATTGATGAGGTGCAGGCCATCTCATCTATACCGGAGAACAGGACTTGATGGAAATGTTATTGTAGCAGAAACATAAGTAAACCTTATATCTTATATATGTAGACCCAATAAAATGTAGTTCttgtcgtcgtcttcttcttccttcttaaaGGAGCAGAGTCTCTGTAGTTGCTTCAATCGAGTATGAACTGAACACTGGCACTGCACCAGTTGCTCTCATCCATGTCCTTCGAGATGGCTGTGGTGGATGCACGACGAAGCATCAATGAAGTCAGTTTCCACGACTGGAGATTTCTATCGATCGACACCATGACTGTCATTGCATCATCATAAAGAGCAAATGTCCTCTCATTAGGCTAAGAGGCATCAAGAGGGATGAAAGAATGAACTCCTTCTGCTGCATGGAGTGGAATGATACCACCTTGAGACAATGCCTGCTACACATATCCAAATCATGCTGAGAAAATGCATATGAATGTGTTGGTATCATCACATCCATTCAATTTCATGGAGGAAGTATGAATAggcttctaaatttttttttgggCCTTTATTTAATACAAGCCCATTGATAATCAAGTCTTATTTTGACGCCTGTGTTGAGATAGATATTCTGATAATTAGTACATACGTTACGTAGTCGATAAGTTGATCACAATGTTTATAAGATTAATGCATCTTTTGAGTGTACAAGTATAATACAATGTATATTTATCATACATCTACTATAGTATTTCTCGTAcctacaaataataaaaaaaataaatttaaggaaAAAAATAACAAAGGGTATTCCTATTCCAACAATAAACTATTTAACTAActatgattatcgatcaatagaaaAAAGTCTTAATCCTCATAGGatggatatataattttttaaaaaagtttttactaattaaattaattaatatcattttttatttttgatctatGCTAATTTATATTTCGATCCTTATTTTATTCCGCATGATAATTTAATCGTTTATTTACCTATGAAGaaaacataagaaaaaaaataagattatttaataataaaagggtgtttaaataataaataaatatatcggGTAAGGTTGGAGGGTATCGTTTTCTTGCCGTGGAAGCGACGTGGGACCGTAACCCAACGAAAGTGACGGTCTTGATGCCGTTTCACCACCCAAGGCGGCCGCGTCGGCccgtgcttctctctctctctctctctcccttgtgCACATATATGGTTCGTCTGTGGTCTTCCATCGACTGTTTGACTAAATGTCAAATTTGTTTGCATTAGTAGGTCTTAGTGGCTATTGAGGACCAGTTTTAGATAAGTGTACAGTACATCCAATCGCATTATTGTTTGTATTAGGAGTAGCTCTTGTCATCTAAACCAAGGCAGTGACTTAACAGTAGCTCATAGGTTTCCTTGAAGCAGGCTTGACTTGAGGAAGCGGTAACACCGATCGTCGTATAGACTACGAGACATCCTACCGCATGATGTGACTCCAAGTTGCACATAAACTATATAGTTTGCATGCGGGACCGCATTAATTGGCAGATAACAGCTGGTACTGATTGCAATTAAAAGACTGTCTGCTGTGCTGTCCCCGACAGCGGAGCCGAATCGTGATTGTTTTGGGTCATGGCACACGCGGAGCACAGCGTGGCCCCATGCAACTACACGACGGTCCACGCATCACAGAATAGAATAGaagcctcctcttctttctcttccctGTCGGCACAGGGAAATGGGGAAGAGGAGAAATCAAAGCTTAGCTTTCTACGCCTTCCACTCCGGACTCCCAGATGCCATGGGAACCAATAACCTAAGCAGGTAAAAACAAGGCCCACACCCACCAAGGCCAAACGATGCTGTCACAGAAGAAGAAAACCCTTCTTTATGGGTTATTTATGGCTTGCTTGTGCGTTGGCAGATGGCCAATTCAAGTTGTCATTAAGGTCTCCAGTGTGGTGGTAGGTCAAGCCTTTATAGAGTGACTTCAAGACACATCCTCTTCTTCGGCCTTCATCCCCCGCCTCCTCTCTTTTACTGAAGCGACTACTGGAGCTTGAtagagatggtggtggtggtggtggtggtggttgtggtggtggtgatgcTGTGCCTTCGTCTATAAATGTCTAGAGAAACCAAAAGGATGGTTCTGACCCATGTGGTTTCGTCGGTATTAGCGACTCTGATTTAGAGGATCCTCTTTGGGCACTAAAACAAATGGAGgttgaaaggaggaggaggaggaggaggataggaGAGAGAGATTGTTCTTGTGCTTGCACCACCATGTCTTCTTCTTATCTTTGCCCTCTtgctttctctcttcttttt encodes:
- the LOC103988875 gene encoding uncharacterized protein LOC103988875, which translates into the protein MGGVTSKCSYAKHRKKTKELRAKVLALEEEIKEMKRVREHEARAFERHAAAFASKEAEWEQERRKHREEASKLGKRLKEEEDRIRCLEEEMAAGRGDKEWFRLGTDYLVEHMKEEQARREEAVEKWKQLYLAIKTELDDLIQRTRQGERFYLGDEEGSTIKGLQKEVKAKEETAETLRSRVDEMEKEACKRDREIDILRQSLRILSNKKRGRIGKNQLRDLH